The segment GAAGTAATAAAGTACTCATTCAACATTTCTGTGTTTCTGGTTATTAGTATTTGTTACCGTAAAATTATTGATACTCACTCCAGTGCTCGTTTTTTTAATGTCTCAAGTTTctctatttaaagaaaaacataaaactagttatttattttttttacataattgatACAATTCATTTAGAAAAGCTGTAAACTTAAGTGTATATTCTTatagtatagatatatatactATAGATAAGGACATTTAACAACATTTATAACGATCTGAAGAGCATGTATATTGACCTGAattgttgttttaattattatttgattaataataCACACCCATATTCCTGATCCTTGTTACTTTCATGTTTTCATAATCTTCACACTGGGGTATTTTATTGCTCCTATAAAAGTAATAAGAGAACAATATTAATTCGATTGGACAGTCCTATTGGAAAACATGAAAGTATGGAAACTTGTTTATaatactgtgaaaaaaaaattagtcctTACTCTCTACTGCCTGCAACCTCCTGGCATTTACATTTTATGTTCGGATTGGCTAAAATAATATatgactaaatttatttttatctctgTTAATTAATATGTTTCAGAAACATGATAAGAAGAGTGAAGTAAATGAATAAtgtatcaattaaattaaagaagatattttatgaaaaaattaagatttacaAATTCAGTTTATGTACTGCAACCTGTTTttattcttgtttaaaaaagaaaagcctcttatgttatatatgtacataaatgtacatgtaaatgttaacCTCTTCAAGTTTTACctttgaaaatgaaacagtaCAGTATACTTCTCTTAATTTTTACCATTTAATTGACATTTCATACATCTCTTGTCTGTCATTAGAATATACCCCCCATGAACACCTCTCGAATTTTCTGCTTGGCTCGAACTTAGAAAAGAAAGAATTCGTAAGTATAGTGCATTAGGTTGGTTATTTAAATAGAAACTAACAAGAAAGAAAT is part of the Magallana gigas chromosome 3, xbMagGiga1.1, whole genome shotgun sequence genome and harbors:
- the LOC105334486 gene encoding uncharacterized protein isoform X1, which produces MEDGDIYENVPKDKSSSQAENSRGVHGGYILMTDKRCMKCQLNANPNIKCKCQEVAGSRESNKIPQCEDYENMKVTRIRNMEKLETLKKRALEKEATLTNKGEMRIYDNPVEENSQCACCVIL
- the LOC105334486 gene encoding uncharacterized protein isoform X2, which codes for MEDGDIYENVPKDKSSSQAENSRGVHGGYILMTDKRCMKCQLNANPNIKCKCQEVAGSRESNKIPQCEDYENMKVTRIRNMGKKPL